ttaaaaacacatattCATCCACGTTTTCAAATACTCTGTTTCATGCTTGCTATGTCTCACAGAACTCTTTGTCTGCCGTACTTGGATTAATAAATATGCTTCAATCACTAAGAACTTATGTATTGCTCAACATGGTACCgtaattgaggttttttttttttttttttgttactcttCCGTTCAAGCTggagtaataaaaagagcatGTTGTTAgtcacataaaattaaaaataggatGTCTTGTCTGCCAAATAAGCAGCAGATCCACAGGTATCTGCcgcttacttttttttaattgaacaacTAATGtgacaatcatttttttaattaattttccttttaaatttaaaacttaaattcattttattaaaaaatattcgagttatataatatttaattttaaaaaatattatttacaaatgcatctaaattaatatgatattgTTAAAATCTTAAAAGACACATTACAAACATCTTAATTCTACAAGTAAGGAATAAAAAATTCATCcttacaaacaataaaaagtcttgtttttaaagtgtttcgataaaataattattttttttcattttaatttaataatttatatttttattattagtatctATGTcaggattttaaattaatatcaattataaGTTTGAATATATATCTCGTATGCATATGCTAATATTATATTTGTACTGAAAACATGTTTGttatcataaattattattttgcatgtttatagattttaaattgtataagcTTTAAGCTTTCTTTGAAAACTTTCTTATATTTAagcatgttaattttattataaaaaactaaacattattattattattattattattattattatatataatttatttacaaatttTTCAACCTCATAGACAAACACGTTCTCACAAATATATctagtaattttattgttacAACTTCTAGAAATTGGAGTTTGCAATTAACAAAAAGTTGATcgtttcaatttcaatattaaaatgttttaacatgtgtaaaaaaaattctgacatgaaatgttttaatttgaagGTCAAAGAATTACCTGCCTAGCTAAAATctaaatctatctatatatatatatatatatatattaacatgaaAGTCTTGTGAATAGATTAACAACTcggaatttaataataaataaaaaataattagagaatAACCTTAAACAAAACTTAAAGGAACATGTACGGTACGTGGTAAGAACTAAGAAGACCGCGGactgaagaaaattaaaagcatgTCTCATGTGGCAAGGCAAATATAAAAGTGAAAACGGTCTCACACGCCGGCAATGAGTCACCATCAATGACCCACATCTATGCCCCCAAAGCAGCCGCGTGGTGGCTGACGCGTATACCATTTTGCCCCACAACTCTTCGCTGACATGGCGGTCACCTAACCCCACATGCCTGCCTTATTTCTAGCCATGTCTACGAGTTGTGGGACCCGCTTTGTCTCCTATTACCCCTACATTTTGTCAAGGCACAAGTGTTTGTTTGTGTCCAAATTTCCCGTCCCACACAGACCCGTCAGCTTCCTTCCAAGCTCTCTTTTGCACCTTTAGGTCCCACTCTTACATGGCTCATGACGTGGCATACCATTTTCCCTCACGTAATGCCAGTGCTGACTGACTTGCTTCCCATACATAAAGCCCAAcaatccctccctccctcctcaCTACTCAACTCTCAATTTCTTAAATCTACTGCAGCACACCCCATCCCTCTCTTAAAACacaaatcttttttcttcttcaaaaatctttccttttttctacaTGGCTGTTGATGATGCTCTTTCATCACCTTTGGGTCCTCCAGCGTGTGAGAAAGATGCTAAAGCTCTTCAATTCATTGAGGAAATAACTAGAAATACTGACTCAGTTCAAGAGGATGTTTTGGCTAAAATCCTGACCCAAAACGCTGAGGTCGAGTACTTAAAACGGTTCAACCTTGATGGTGTAACTGACCGTGAGACTTTTAAGTCTAAAATACCCATGATCAGATACGATGATCTTCAACCTGAAATCCAACGAATTGCTAATGGTGATCGCTCTTCCATCTTATCAACTCACCCCATCTCAGAATTCCTTACTAGGTGAGTTTTATACAAGCATATATAATACCTTAAAGTTTCCTTGATTTGGCCTGTTTGGGTTCTTAAAAAGTCTACTGTGATTATTGGCCTAATTAAGTTTTTGTCTTCTTGAAATTTTGTAGTTCTGGGACATCTGCTGGCGAAAGAAAGCTCATGCCAACAATTAAACAAGAGCTGGATCGTCGCCAATTACTGTATAGTTTACTCATGCCAGTAATGAACCTGTaagttccaaaaaaaataaatcccaaTAAACGCGTTCAAGTTAATTATGCGGGCTTCATCTAATTCCAGCTCATATGCATGTGTGAGTCTTACTTATAAAATTGCACTTTTTATGCAACAGGTACGTGCCTGGCTTAGACAAAGGCAAAGGCTTATACTTCTTGTTCGTGAAATCTGAAACAAGAACCCCAGGGGGTCTCTTGGCTCGTCCGGTGCTCACGAGCTATTACAAGAGTGACCACTTCAAAACACGTCCATATGATCCTTACAATGTGTACACCAGCCCAAATGAGGCCATTCTTTGTGCAGATTCATTCCAGAGCATGTACACTCAGATGCTCTGTGGCCTTCTAGAGCGTGAACAAGTGCTTAGGGTCGGTGCAGTCTTTGCTTCCGGCCTTCTCCGTGCCATAAGGTTTCTCCAACTTCATTGGCGGGAACTTGCTGGTGATATCGAGTCAGGAATGCTAAACAAGGAAATAACTGACCCTTCCGTCAAAGATTGTATGGTGAAGATTCTGAAGCCAAACCCAAAGCTTGCAGAGTTTGTCAGAATGGAGTGTGGTAAGGAAAACTGGGAAGGGATCATTACAAGAATTTGGCCTAACACCAAATATCTTGATGTGATCGTCACTGGAGCCATGGCCCAATATATCCCTACCCTCGACTACTATAGTGGTGGTTTACCTTTGGCGTGCACCATGTATGCCTCATCAGAATGTTACTTTGGGTTAAACCTGAATCCAATGTGCAAGCCATCGGAAGTTTGTTACACAATCATGCCAAATATGGCTTACTTCGAGTTTTTACCCCACGATCCTGCTGGGTTCACTCATGATTCAACTCCAAAACTTGTTGACCTTGCTGATGTTGAGTTGGGTAAGGAATACGAGCTTGTGATCACAACCTATGCCGGTTTATACAGGTACCAAGTTGGTGACATCCTTCGAGTTACCGGGTTCCACAACTCAGCCCCTCAATTTCATTTCGTAAGGAGGAAGAATGTATTGCTTAGTATTGACTCGGACAAAACAGATGAAGCTGAGTTACAAAAGGCAGTTGAGAACGCATCACAACTTCTACGTGAATTCAACACAAGTGTTGTTGAATACACTAGCTATGCTGATACGAAGACAATTCCTGGACACTATGTGATTTACTGGGAATTATTGGTCAAAGACCCAGCCAACTCTCCTAGTGACGAAGTACTAAACCAATGTTGCCTTGCTATGGAAGAATGTTTGAACTCAGTGTATCGACAAGGCCGAGTTGCAGATTGCTCAATTGGACCACTCGAGATACGTGTGGTGAAAAATGGTACATTCGAGGAGCTGATGGATTATGCAATTTCAAGAGGGGCATCCATCAATCAGTACAAGGTTCCAAGATGCGTCAATTTTACTCCAAtcatggagttgcttgattcaaggGTGGTATCCAAGCATTTCAGCCCAGCTTTGCCATACTGGACACCGGAAAGAAGAAGGTGATTTCTTTGGGCACCGACCAAAATTAAGTCTCCATTGGTGTgtagaataataatattagagTACTTATTAATGTTAGATTAAttcttaatgtgtgtgtgttttttttgtttttttttttttttttcatttgagtgAGGAGTAGCTTTTGTGACAAAAGGTTAAAGGGTATTTTGACTAGGATGTTTCAGGGTCAGGTTTTGTGTTTCGGTTCAGCTAACCTGTGGAAATGATCTGACCTTGACTGAGATGTTTGTCTAGTGCATGAAATGTTTCTTTCAGATGCGATGGaccatgtagtttttttttttatcgtttttgacatatttatatcattttcttgCGGGCGAAAACATGCCGATGATCGATTCAGCAAATGCCGACAGGAACGGCAGCATAGAAGACTATTAGAGCAAAAGAGCAAGACCATAATATATATGCTCCTCTTCTGGATAATTTGTTCAGTGTTCTGTGGGTCTCCCAGGAAAGTGAAGTGAAAGGATAAAAAGGAAAAGTCTGAAATGTTACAGCAAGAAGTTACAGTATCACCATTTCATCCGTAGAGATTCGGGCGTTGGATgagtattattaattaattaatcataagAATAGAATAATACTATATATTTAACCAGCGCTTCTTCGTGggttatcattttttaaaaaataataataaatatgcaagctgcttctatttgttttcttgcataaaaatttcaaagtgtaaattaaaaagattatgcaaatatctaattaaataaaatgataattatttatataaataaatgaaaaaaatagttaacaataaccaaaagagaattgagaaagataaaatattaatgtatatttgattgtttttacttaacttatttatttaaatcaataaaagataaatctacATACTAAAAAACTCATGACTTGAtcaaaaataatcacaaataaGACTAATTGAATAAACTcattctcttaaaaaatattatgtgagGCCCAacacatcaataatattttttaaaaatgaatattttttatttttagaaataatatcttgaaaaatcaaacacaaacacaaacacaaaataattataaaaaaaattatattaaaaaaatgacatataaAACTCGTGACCTAAGTAATAACAATGTGATAAACctattggaaaaaaattaaagataatcacaaaaccaatattttaaaaacaagagtAATGTAGAACAATAATATTGCACGAAGTCGaatcctggaaaaaaaaatattcaaagatgaaaccagaaaaaaaaaaaattacacaaaaggatctaaaaaaattaaggttgaaaaaaaaaaaagcattcatTAGAGGTCAAATAAAACTTTTCAGATGGAgggttgaattgaattgaaaaataactttaacaaaagaaagaaaatcaaaagaataagggttgaattggaaaaaaaaaaaaaatttgattgaaggatgaaattaaaagaaaaaaaatacatcaatagggcaaatgaaaaaaaaagttacaaataaaaaataagaaccgaaatgaaaagtaaaacatttgagaaattataattgaaggaataagttgaaaagaaaaaaaaacttctataaaaataataagaacaaaacaaaaaattaaaagaatgagaattgaaattaaaaaaaaaatgataaattgtaattgaaggactaaataaaaaaaaacttctttaaaaggaataataatgaaataagaaattaaaagaatgagaactaaaactataaatggaaaaagaatggaataagaaattaaaagaatgaggactaaaattgaaaaacaaaaaacaaaaaacaaagaggataaATGTGTAATTTATCTGTCAGGAAAGAGAAAAGTAGGGGGAATGATCACTGGTGAAAATTTGACCATCACAAGCCGACACGCATCATCTTGTGTGGAAGAAGACCTAATCACACGTTAAATGAGACAACGGAAGGCCAAGTTTAGCAACTAGATGGTGTCACATTTGTTTCCATAAATGGCACAGACACACAACTAACACATTATCAATACTTGCCagtaattttttgatttaaataatcAAAAGTAAACATAACAAATATCAAAACACCTTTTCATGACCtgttaattacacaaaatacttgtgaaaatttacaaaaatagccTTAAATACAAagctactttttattttatctaatctGAGGTTAAAGTCGTACTTGTACTTGTACTATACATGGTCAatgagaaaaccaaaaaaaacccttgtCCAGTAgcccaacaatttttttatcttggggGCAAAGAAGTAATTTAACTGTTAAGAAACTTGTGAAAAGTCAAGAAAAACCTtggtcaataattttaaattttgttgactttaaaggtaaaataatatttttattatttaaaaaaaaaggaaaagacacATACACTCCCAATCTTTTAATGAACAATGCCCTGGTAAAAAAGACCAACAAAACCCTGGCCTCAAGGCctaattttttctcatttaaggGTAAATAAGTAATTTcattatagcaatccataataaatAATGTATATTGCTACAATGAAAcacattttaaagaaataagagATATTAACTATTTGAGTTATAACACCAACTGAGATtaataagttggttttattttaactagacgataaaagaaaaggcaatgatattaattggacaattttaaaaaaaatcatgataacttGGGAAAAAACAACGAGagtatgaaattgaattaaaaaaaattgacaggtcAACAAACTCTAAAGAACATAACGaggaaaaaagaattaactactaaaaagaatttaatataaaaaatggtaattaaaataatggggtgaaaatcaaaataaaaggtaaattaGAGGAcaactatttcttttttattgtagggttaaattgaaaagaaaaataactaaaaaaaatgaggataataatgaaaaaaataacacaccaTAAACTTGGATTAAATGGTCagattaaaaaccaataaaactttttataaaagtgataaggaaaaaaaaaagatattcgaaggttaatgacaaaaaaaaagagtatatgaaaaattgaaattgaaggattaaatttaaaagaaataacacttatacaaaaagaaaatggacaaaaaaagaaattacaagaaaaaaggacataagtttttgtttgcagtgttaaattgaagaaaaaaataactcaagcaaaaaaaaaataaaaatggaggaCAAAACTGAAAACAATAACACTAACTAAATTTGGATTGAAGGGTgacattgagaaaaaaaaaaaaaacttttataaaagggtAGACTAAAGAAATCAGAAATTAAGAGAACAAGGtccaaattgaaatatataatatattacaaatcggaattaaaggattaaattaaaaggaaataaaacttttattaaagagtcaatgaaaaacataaaaaataaaaaaagaattattgaatCACAaatacaaagaagaagaagaagaagaagaagaagaagaaaagaaaaagactaatttgtgatttttatgaGTGGAGAgggaaaaagagaaggaggaagaagaatttgaagaagagATTCACTAGAGACAAACCACTCAACCATTAATGACATGTATTGTATTAGTTGAAAAAGAACGCTACAATGCATTTAACTACACGGTGGATGGATAGTTATAACCAATGGGAGGTGTTGCACGTGTCACTCGAAGTATGTAGGTGTGATATGTGCAACGCACGcaacaataactttttaaatttaatattattttattattataaaatacaataatgtccttgataaaacaaaaataaataaataacttcgaaaaaaatataaatatctctcTACCAAAagctttgattttattgatttaaaaagcattttagtaatttaaccgtaatagaaaatataaaagccTTTAATACCCATGAACTAAAGGCATATACGTTTTTTTCTTCAAGggaattttagtattttaactattcatataaaacaaaaggaccTTAATGCCCTCCTAAACAAGGCCGCTAGTTATTTGAATAaagggtaaaataataattttgctaTTATAACTCACATGTATCTAGTGCTATAGTAAAATCATTGTTATAGTCGTCCTACtgttttagtatatttgttaTATTCTATACTAGCATATACTAGCATAATTACTGACACAATGTCGCAATTAGCTTTAGAAAACccgttttaatattttaattaatttagaaaatcaaaatgaattaatacacattttgtaatatttaatatcatgCGTGTTCGTGTTTTTCTTTATGGGTTTAAATTGAAATCAAGAGGTGTTCAAGCAATTTACACTGGAAGTGTATTTAATTTTGAGTAATGAGTTCATAATACTGATTACAATGACGTAATTTTGAACTCTAATTTTCGTTATTCGAAATcaaactataaattttaaaaggaaaataataatatcaagcaaattatttgatttgtcTATGTTacctgaaaaaataatcaataaaaaataaatataaattaaaagatgataaattaataatcaataaattacatttttttctattaaatgttAATCTAtcatagttttgattttttaaaaaaaaagaaaagaaaagaaaagcaaagcagTTAGTGTTATTTCACTCAATTTCAATATCATtgctataaattttttgaaaactataAATGTTAGATTGATTAATTATCAATCATCGAAACCTCTATTATGGTAAAATTTCTTGATAAATGATCATTACTTTTTGTAAACTAGTTATATGGAGAAtcacaatttttgaataataaaaaaaaattgtgaaaaataatcattaattttttttataagattgtatgaaaaaaaaaaataaccactaaTTATTGAGAGAATTTGGTTTTGAggaagtaatgaaaaaaaagaaaaataaaagtatgtttaattatttttattataatatttatttaattgtcaatatatttttaagatttcgTTAGCTTTATTCAATAAAACAGCTGATTTTTAGGAAATTaggaattatatataattttattttgatttatgttttgtattattaagattttcttaattttctatttatgctactatattaaaaattttgaagagGATATTTACTTTACTTTTAATGAAAACCCTGCTTCACGACAGCAGCTGCACATTATGATGTccacttcatgttttttttttttttggtctgcTTAGGATAATTGGATAGATGTTCAACGGCACTAAAGGCAGCTATTGAAATTCACGAGGCAGACTTTAACCTGGACACCTGTTCTGTCTAtcattactaaaaaattaataaattaaaatatcaaaatcaatataattcttttattaatatattacagtgatatttaataaacaaatttatcatCATCAAATCTATTGATAAAAACCGACAAGAATATTCTtacaatatatatcaaataaatcacaataaaaaaaaagaagtaaataatTAGATGACatgtaaattttaaatacaatgTTATTGAATTTAATGGTAAAATTCATGCATGaatatgctaataaaaaaatttagcagcATATACTGACAACATTAATTATAAAGGGTATTATTGTgatattcaaaaaaaacaaatcatatgataacataatatttttacaataatattatCGAGAGAGTTACTGTGGATGTGTTTCTCTTTTCAattcatcatgttttttttttttttttctaaaaataacttTCACTTTATATTCAACTTTTCATTCCTTGCCTTTCCAGTGAATTATCCAGACTGTCTGCCAATAGATTTGCCATGGAAATGAGGTGGATAAAAGCTCAGAGAATCAATAAATCTAAGATTTAAGGCCCCTTAATCGTACCAAGCAAGTAATATAAATGGATATTGTTACCTTTCTCTCTTACTACCACACTcaaatttaaagaatatttattattattattattattattactaatgtAGGTATTCAAACTAGATTACATACACTTTAATTAgaggtatttttttcttttttccttcaatttaataatttgatgacaTAATCATTAGATCTTGTTATGAGGCCATAGAGTGGATGGGGCTCTGAAATACAGCaaggaaaaagacaaaaaaaaaaaaaaaaaggaaaaaacacacGCCCCTGCCTAAACCAAGGCAAGTTAGTGTTTTCAAGGTAGGTATGATGTATTATTCATTGCAAAAGTAGGAAGAAAGAGTAGTGAGAAGGCAGAAGAGAAAATCTCTTCTTCGGAATAAGCGAATATGCTTGCCTCTCCACGGAAAGCACGGAAAGAGGTGGCCCTAAAGGGCTGATGCATTGTAATTAGCAAGCATAGTTGTCAATTCATCAAACGATAaagatgaataatttttcttttcgttttttcaaaatcatattCGTGATAGATTGAAAAGTTCGACTACAGAAGTTCTTGACCTAGAAGTGGGGGTTTACTCCTCGCATTTCCTTTTTGGCATAAAGTTTTTGAGATCAATCACGGATTATGAGTTAGCATAATTagtatgattattatattattttccgagccatattatttttaaaaataaatcaaaatcatgaactcaaaatatgacacatattaaataaattttttttaaaaaattattaaacgagaatatattagattgactcgagttaaaaataaattaaaatcatggactcaaaatataatacatattgaataaaatcttttttaaaatattaatacagtgatatattaaatgatatttttaaaaaatattgagacaataatatattggatcgactcaagttaacctgttaaatctaTACTTGGACAATGAGACTGCgataatcttttaaaaagaaaatcataataaattataaaagtcaATTTCTAATTATCTCAAtgttaaggataaaattaaaaatgataaaaacaactaCCCAAGTTAACTCGAGTGTTAGCCAAACCATAACTCGGATCATGAGATCTAGACAActctatagaaagtaaatccaaaaacattatGAAGCATGATTTCCAACAAAGGTTGGAATCAAAAgaaacatcaattaaaaaataaaaaaaaaaaaaaaaacaacaacaacaactcaaGTCAGCTTAACTAATTGGTTAAACTCTTGATTTGGGTCTTGGGTTCgggataatgtttttttaaaaaaaattatgaaacttcaTTTCCAACAGATCCAATCTTAACGGTTGagattgaggggaaaaaaaaactaaatccattAGACATGGATTATGTAAACCCCTGAAgtaaagtaataaaattaagGAGGGAAACAATAAGTCAAATGatggaaataaatttattagatcTTGTGGGAATAATTATTCATgtgagaaattaaacaaaattatggTGAAAGGGttttaagaaaatgaatttggTGTAAACAAATgttttgaacaaataaatatttacctagaaaaataaaaggttgaaaAGTGGGACACAaagataattaatcaaattatgatatgtgtgtgtctatatatatatatatatatatatatatatataggagccTTGGGCGGCCAATAGAATGAGGGAAAAAGAGAGAACTCTATATAGAATTCTAAAGAAACTTAGGAAAAAGAACCTACAAGAAAG
This genomic interval from Populus alba chromosome 1, ASM523922v2, whole genome shotgun sequence contains the following:
- the LOC118055461 gene encoding probable indole-3-acetic acid-amido synthetase GH3.1, whose protein sequence is MAVDDALSSPLGPPACEKDAKALQFIEEITRNTDSVQEDVLAKILTQNAEVEYLKRFNLDGVTDRETFKSKIPMIRYDDLQPEIQRIANGDRSSILSTHPISEFLTSSGTSAGERKLMPTIKQELDRRQLLYSLLMPVMNLYVPGLDKGKGLYFLFVKSETRTPGGLLARPVLTSYYKSDHFKTRPYDPYNVYTSPNEAILCADSFQSMYTQMLCGLLEREQVLRVGAVFASGLLRAIRFLQLHWRELAGDIESGMLNKEITDPSVKDCMVKILKPNPKLAEFVRMECGKENWEGIITRIWPNTKYLDVIVTGAMAQYIPTLDYYSGGLPLACTMYASSECYFGLNLNPMCKPSEVCYTIMPNMAYFEFLPHDPAGFTHDSTPKLVDLADVELGKEYELVITTYAGLYRYQVGDILRVTGFHNSAPQFHFVRRKNVLLSIDSDKTDEAELQKAVENASQLLREFNTSVVEYTSYADTKTIPGHYVIYWELLVKDPANSPSDEVLNQCCLAMEECLNSVYRQGRVADCSIGPLEIRVVKNGTFEELMDYAISRGASINQYKVPRCVNFTPIMELLDSRVVSKHFSPALPYWTPERRR